The Theobroma cacao cultivar B97-61/B2 chromosome 2, Criollo_cocoa_genome_V2, whole genome shotgun sequence genome includes the window TTTGGCCTAAAATTTGTACTTGCATGAAGATCATAAATTcttagtaattaaattattctGTGCTACCACATGATTGGGTTTAGTGTCAAAGAAATGATGGGTATATACTAATAAGCCTTTGGGAGTAAGGTAAGAAAAGGAGGCTCATTTTCAGCACAAAACAAAAGTCACTTGCTTTTaaaaagtggtttttcaagcCATAATTGGAgggttttttcttcttttggtgCAAGAAGGAACCTTTCTCATTGCATAATCATTGTCAGGAATTTGTTTCTTGAAGGAACATAAACTGTGTTGAAAGTTTAATCTTTTACTGGtttagtaaaatattttcctgAATGCTACTTGTTTGTGGAAATGTGTAGCTGAAACACGTGATACAACCTGCACTAACCTTGTTGGTCAAAAATTCCTCAATGGGATTTTTGTCACCTTTTCCATAACATGATTCAGTTATACTTGCAGGTGAGCTGGGTGATTATAAGTCTATCAGGTTTTCAACTCAGTTTCTTGTTTGCTCCTGGGGCAAGAACTGATAAGAATGGGATTTATGTCACTTTTTTCATAACATGATTCAGTTATATTTGCAGGTGAGCTGGGTAATGTAAGTCTATCAGGTATCTATCAGGTTTTCAATCGGGTTCTTGTTTGCTTCTGGGGGACTGTGGGACTGACATGATTCAAGACCTAAAAAGCATGGCTTTTGCAAATGTTCCTGCACTACAGTTCAAGACTTGTGATGTTCTTGGTTCCAATTCAAAATGTTTAAACTTCCTTCCCTTACAGAACAGAAGTAAGTTCAAACAAAATTCCCACTTAATTATGTTACTATTTTTTCTTGATCTGGTTCTGATGATCAGGACTTGTGGTTCACTCAATGGTCTGCAAGCATGGATTATCATTTCTAATTTTTGCATGCATTTTCGAGTTCTGGGTTGAATGTAAAATCAAGTGATTTGTGCATAGATCTTTTTGTGAAGACTCTAGTCGTTGAAGCAAAGGCAAATACTAGAACAGAAAGCGCGAAAATTAGAAACAGAAGAATGCGAAAGAAGGTATGCCTTTTTTCCCTGTTAAGAAGCAATGGTTAGGACATGTCTATTTGTGATATCTCATCTCACAACGGATATGAATGTGATTGTTAAGAACCTATATAACTATTCGAGCCaatcattattaataatttaagtttAAGCTTTTAAGAGTCATATGATGTAAGTCTGAATCgttataattgataaaatgttATATGTGAGTCTAGTGTGAGTTTTCACAAGCTTTAGAGAATTATGTaatttaaatccaaaaaattattaagtcAATGATGTTTAGGTTCATGTCGCGAcaatatttattcttttataataCATTCAAGGCCCAATAAAGGCCGTTAAATTATCGTCTACGTTTCTTGAAATGAATTTCATGAGTTTTTCTGCATGCTTATCAGTTATTATATTTCCAATGTTACTGCTAGTTTAATGGCAACCCTAGAAGACCAAGACTGTCGGTATTCTGTTCAGACAAGCAATTATATGCTATGTTGGTGGATGACAAAAACAAGAAGTGTTTATTTTACGGAAGCACTTTGCAGAAATCTATTCGCGACGATCCTCCTTGCACCATCATTGTAAGTAACCCTCATAAGGTTTTTGGAGATTTGAAGCTTTGTACTTCCGTAGAGAAATCTTGGCTTTAGATCACCGTCTAGGGCTTACAAGTATATTTCTGTTTCCTCTTGTATTTTTCAGGAAGCTGCTAAACGTGTTGGTGAAAAGCTTGTCAAAGCTTGTGTTGATCTTAACATAAACGAAATATCATATTATGATCGCAATGGATTTGCACGTGGCGAAAGAATGCAAGCCTTCGAGATTGCAATAGCTCAACATGGGTTCTTGCCGCGGTAGAAATGAATCCAGGTTTTCTGTTAAACTCTTGTTAGTGATATCAGTAATCAAGCAATGTTCCTCAAATGTAGAAAACTGAGCTTACCTTTTGCAAGATTTGTCAACTGTTAGCACATATTGTACTGATCTTGGTGAAGTCGATTGCCTTCGCTGTTCTATGATATCCTTGTCAGTTAAGTTTAAACGGCTTATATCTGATTACCTTTCATCGAAAAGAACAATCTGAAAGGC containing:
- the LOC18610388 gene encoding 50S ribosomal protein L18 — its product is MIQDLKSMAFANVPALQFKTCDVLGSNSKCLNFLPLQNRNLFVKTLVVEAKANTRTESAKIRNRRMRKKFNGNPRRPRLSVFCSDKQLYAMLVDDKNKKCLFYGSTLQKSIRDDPPCTIIEAAKRVGEKLVKACVDLNINEISYYDRNGFARGERMQAFEIAIAQHGFLPR